Proteins encoded by one window of Lepisosteus oculatus isolate fLepOcu1 chromosome 18, fLepOcu1.hap2, whole genome shotgun sequence:
- the LOC107075854 gene encoding protein RD3 — MFPWTIFSSLSAQQLPSQRSPEDLVTETLMLELGSLLKRCERLHQERALEGRRRRSSVDYSWLATPPRLGFQLTPGELLELQELCGKIPPSQCGPVILRVRKLVTEFEPDVHEVSRIFRSVLRDSLEEEEEREERRLQSRWEKRRSKSLSLVSFKSRLRVNPFRGAGSALPEDELWRGEEEAGLGLARRVRSMPEITPLEERAAQS, encoded by the exons atGTTTCCCTGGACGATCTTCTCCTCCCTGTCGGCCCAGCAGCTGCCCAGCCAGCGCTCCCCGGAGGACCTGGTGACGGAGACCCTGATGCTGGAGCTGGGCTCCCTGCTCAAGCGCTGCGAGCGGCTGCACCAGGAGAGGGCGCTGGAGggccggcggcggcgctccAGTGTGGATTACTCCTGGCTGGCCACGCCGCCGAGGCTGGGCTTCCAGCTGACGCCCGGGGAGCTGctggagctgcaggagctgTGCGGGAAGATCCCCCCCTCGCAGTGCGGGCCCGTCATACTGCG GGTGCGGAAGCTGGTCACGGAGTTCGAGCCGGACGTGCACGAGGTGTCCCGGATCTTCCGCTCGGTGCTGCGGGACtccctggaggaggaggaggagagggaggagcgCCGCCTGCAGAGCCGCTGGGAGAAGCGGCGGAGCAAGAGCCTGTCGCTGGTCTCCTTCAAGTCCCGCCTGCGCGTCAACCCCTTCCGGGGCGCGGGCTCCGCGCTGCCCGAGGACGAGCTGTGGCGCGGCGAGGAGGAGGCGGGGCTGGGCCTGGCGCGCAGGGTGCGGAGCATGCCCGAGATCACGCCCCTCGAGGAGAGGGCAGCGCAGTCCTGA
- the stx5a gene encoding syntaxin-5a, with protein sequence MYTRRRHGSRSTEQGVYLGPSQTQAQDCPPPAGPPPLPVATDNAMSGRDRTQEFLSACKSLQGRQNGVQVHKPALSAVKQRSDFTIMAKRIGKDLSNTFAKLEKLTILAKRKSLFDDKAVEIEELTYIIKQDINSLNKQIAQLQDLVRSRGGQSGRHIQTHSNTIVVSLQSKLATMSNDFKSVLEVRTENLKQQRSRREHFSQAPVSSSPLHANNFGSSVLLRDDSPRSADVSIDMDARASQQLQLLDEQDSYIQSRADTMQNIESTIVELGSIFQQLAHMVKEQEETIQRIDANVEDTQLNVEAAHGEILKYFQSVTSNRWLMVKIFLILIIFFVVFVVFLA encoded by the exons ATGTATACGAGACGCCGTCACGGTTCTAGAAGCACAGAGCAGGGCGTGTATCTCGGACCCTCCCAGACGCAAGCGCAGGACTGCCCCCCCCCTGCCgggcccccccccctccccgtcGCCACCGACAACGCCATGTCCGGCCGGGACCGCACCCAGGAGTTCCTCTCCGCCTGCAAGTCGCTGCAGGGCAGACAG AATGGAGTCCAGGTCCACAAGCCGGCTCTCAGCGCGGTCAAGCAACGCAGCGACTTCACCATCATGGCCAA GAGGATTGGGAAGGACTTGAGCAACACTTTTGCCAAACTGGAGAAACTGACGATAC TTGCCAAGAGGAAGTCGCTGTTCGATGACAAGGCCGTGGAGATCGAGGAGCTCACCTACATCATCAAGCAG GACATCAACAGCCTGAACAAGCAGATTGCCCAGCTGCAGGACCTGGTCCGGTCGCGGGGCGGCCAGTCCGGCCGGCACATCCAGACACATTCCAACACCATCGTGGTGTCGCTGCAG TCCAAGCTGGCCACGATGTCCAACGACTTCAAGTCGGTCCTGGAGGTGAGAACAGAG AACCTGAAGCAGCAGCGCAGCCGGCGAGAGCACTTCTCTCAGGCGCCCGTCTCCTCCTCCCCGCTGCACGCCAACAACTTCG GCAGCTCGGTGCTCCTGCGGGACGACTCTCCGCGCTCGGCAGACGTCTCCATCGACATGGACGCCAGGGCCAGCCAGCAGCTGCAGCTCCTCGACGAGCAG GACTCGTACATTCAGAGCCGGGCCGACACCATGCAGAACATCGAGTCCACCATCGTGGAGCTGGGCTCCATCTTCCAGCAGCTGGCTCACATGGtgaaggagcaggaggagacCATCCAGAG GATCGACGCCAACGTGGAGGACACGCAGCTGAACGTGGAGGCGGCGCACGGCGAGATCCTCAAGTACTTCCAGTCCGTCACCTCCAACCGCTGGCTGATGGTGAAGATCTTCCTCATCCTCATCATCTTCTTCGTCGTCTTCGTCGTCTTCCTGGCCTGA